DNA from Clostridia bacterium:
GCCTCCTCAGCGCAGGTGCCGGTGAGTTGGAAGCCACCCCGAATCCGGAGGAACGCTTGGCTTTAGCCCTGGCCCAAAACAAACCCATATTCATCGAGTTTTTCGCGGACCGCTGTCCGGCGTGCGTGGCCATGAAACCGACCATCGCTGAATTGAAGAAAGAATACGGCGACCGGATCGAATTTATCCTGGCTGATACTGACGGTACCGGCTTGGCATTGGCCATCGAATACCAGGTCATGTATATCCCGTCATATGTATTTATTAACGCTCAAGGTGAACGGGTCGGTGGGGATATGTCCGGTTACATGTCCAAGGCGACGCTGGAAGGTTTCTTAAAAGCGCTGTTGTAACGAGGTAAGGTGGCGGAGAAGGGGTTAAGATGATTGAGTATTTTACCAATCTGGTGAGCCAATCCATAACGGGAAGCCTGGGTTTGGCACTGCCCTTGATTTTTGTGGCCGGGGTGGTGACCAGTTTTAGTCCTTGCATTTTATCCATGATACCGGTCTTGGTAGGCTATGTAGGTGGATACAGCAATCCTTCCAGGCTTAAAGGTTTTTCCATGTCCTTTCTTTTTGTCCTCGGGCTGGGAGTAACCTTTGCCATCCTGGGCATCACGGCCGCCAGTTTCGGCAGAGTATTTGGACAAATCGGCTCCCACTGGTACTTGATCATGGCCGCAGTAGCCATTCTCATGGGGTTGCAGCTGTGCGGTGTTTTCCACTTCAGTTTTCCCGGTTTTAAGACCATGCCCATCAAAGTAAAAGGCGTGGTGGGCAGCTTTCTCATGGGCCTCTTCTTTGGCCTCGTCGCTTCGCCTTGTGCCACGCCTGTGTTGGCGGTGATTCTCACCTATTTGGCCAGTAAAGGAGATCTGGTTTACGGGGGCTTGATGTTATTTGCCTATGGGTTGGGCCACGGCATGCCGCTAATAGTGGCAGGAACCTTTACCGGCGCTATCAAGAATTTGCGGCATTTTCAGAAATACAGTCCTTATGTCACTTATGCCAGTGGAGGCATCCTCATTCTACTGGGGGCGTATCTTTTTTCCTTGGCTTTCATTTAATTACGGTGCCCATCAGGCATCCTCAAGCTTCATGGTTTTCGGAGGTAATCTCCTTAGTCAGTTTTTCTAAGGCCCGTTTTTCAATCCTTGATACATAGGAGCGAGAAATCCCTAGTTTCTTGGCGATTTCTCGCTGTGTTTTTCTAAAGCTGTTAAATAAGCCGTAACGCATGATCAAAACATTTCTTTCCCGGGCCGTGAGGGTTTTTAATTTAGCCAGGACTCGTTCTTGCTCGTGCAGCAGTTCTACTGTGTCGGCTACGATATCTTGATCGGTGCCTAGTACATCGATTAAAGTGATTTCATTACCTTCCCGGTCCACCCCAATGGGATCGTGAATGGACACTTCTCCCTTGGTCTTTTTGATGGAGCGGAGGTGCATGAGAATTTCGTTTTCAATGCAGCGGGCGGCATATGTAGCGAGCCTGGTGCCTTTACTGGGATTAAAGGTATTAATTGCTTTAATTAAACCAATGGTTCCGATAGAGATAAGGTCATCATTATCCTCGCCTGTACCTTCGAATTTCTTGATGATATGGGCCACTAAACGCAAGTTGTGCTCGATGAGCATGTTCCTGGCTTCCTCGTCTCCCTGCAGCATCAATGAAATGTAACGGGCTTCTTCTTCTTCTGACAGAGGTTGGGGAAAAGCATTGTTGCTAAGGTAGGACACCAGTAATGAAATGCCTTTTAGGAGGGAAAGAATTAGAGCACCTAAGACCAGGTAATTAAACATTTCATCACCCCCGCAGTGTTACCCTATAATATATGAAATCCACCGGAACAGTTGCTAGTACCATTAACTGTAAAGAAAAGGCAACTCCCGCGGTTTTTGATCCTTGCCCGGCAGTTTTGGTATAGTATAATTAAGAAGAGTACATGAAGGATAGGAGCTGGCTATGTTCAAACTGTTAAGACCTCATTTGTATGTAAACCGGTTGGAGGATATTCCTTTGGCCGAACTGGCGGAAAAGGGTATCCGGGGTCTAATCATTGATCTGGACAACACGGTGACGGAATGGAACAGCAATTTTATCCAGGAAAAAGTGCGGGCTTGGTTTGAGCAGCTGCCGCAATACAATTTAAAACCATGCCTGGTTTCCAATAACAGCCACGGCAGGGTGCGGAAGGTGGCGGAACAGCTGGGGGTGCCTTTCATTTCTAAAGCGGGCAAACCTCGCCGCAGGGCTTTCCGGAAAGCCATGGAGATGCTCGGGCTGGATCCCCAGGTCACCGCGGTGATTGGGGATCAGGTGTTTACGGATGTCTTAGGAGGCAACCGGTTGAGGTTGATGACGATTCTGGTGGTACCTCTCACCAAGAAAGAATTCATCGGTACCAGGTTCATGCGGCAGTTGGAGAAGCTGGTCTTATCCGGTATGGCGAAGAGAACATGAGAGGTGGCGTATGAAGATATTCTCCAGTCCCCGTTTGGTAGGCATTATGGGTTATCCTTTAGGACACACCCTGTCGCCTCCCATGCATAATGCGGCTTTTCAATATCTCGGTCTTGATTATGTTTATGTACCTTTTGCCGTACCTCCCGGCAATCTGGCAGATGCTGTTAATGGCATTAGAGCCCTCCACATCGCCGGATGCAACGTGACTATTCCATATAAAGAACAGGTCATTTCCTTCCTTGATCGCTTGCACGACTCGGCGAAAATGGTGGGTGCCGTCAATACCATTGTGAACCGGGACGGCGAACTGTGGGGTTACAACACTGACGGAGCCGGTTTCTTGCGTTCATTGACTCAGGAACTCAGTATTGACATCAAAGGAAAATCAGTATTAATGCTCGGGGCCGGCGGTGCTGCCAGGGCCGTCGGTTTTGCCCTGGCTCAAGCAGGCGTGGGCAGGTTGCTTATCGCCAATCGCAGTTTTACCAAAGGGCTGAGCCTGGCTCAAGAAATTGCCCGTGCCGGTACCGTGATCGCCGAGGCGGTGGAATTGGTACCGGAAGCCCTGTCCGGCTGCCTGCGGTCGGCGGACATCCTGATTAATACTCTGCCGTTAGGGATGTATCCTCAGGTGGATGCCATGCCTCCCATTAACGAGGAGTGGCTTAACCCACCTTTGATCGTGTGTGATTTGATCT
Protein-coding regions in this window:
- a CDS encoding shikimate dehydrogenase, coding for MKIFSSPRLVGIMGYPLGHTLSPPMHNAAFQYLGLDYVYVPFAVPPGNLADAVNGIRALHIAGCNVTIPYKEQVISFLDRLHDSAKMVGAVNTIVNRDGELWGYNTDGAGFLRSLTQELSIDIKGKSVLMLGAGGAARAVGFALAQAGVGRLLIANRSFTKGLSLAQEIARAGTVIAEAVELVPEALSGCLRSADILINTLPLGMYPQVDAMPPINEEWLNPPLIVCDLIYNPRQTRLLAKAEQRGCRVLNGEGMLVFQGAEAFRLWTGHEAPVLIMRRVLDRFL
- the sigK gene encoding RNA polymerase sporulation sigma factor SigK; the encoded protein is MFNYLVLGALILSLLKGISLLVSYLSNNAFPQPLSEEEEARYISLMLQGDEEARNMLIEHNLRLVAHIIKKFEGTGEDNDDLISIGTIGLIKAINTFNPSKGTRLATYAARCIENEILMHLRSIKKTKGEVSIHDPIGVDREGNEITLIDVLGTDQDIVADTVELLHEQERVLAKLKTLTARERNVLIMRYGLFNSFRKTQREIAKKLGISRSYVSRIEKRALEKLTKEITSENHEA
- a CDS encoding YqeG family HAD IIIA-type phosphatase; translation: MFKLLRPHLYVNRLEDIPLAELAEKGIRGLIIDLDNTVTEWNSNFIQEKVRAWFEQLPQYNLKPCLVSNNSHGRVRKVAEQLGVPFISKAGKPRRRAFRKAMEMLGLDPQVTAVIGDQVFTDVLGGNRLRLMTILVVPLTKKEFIGTRFMRQLEKLVLSGMAKRT